Proteins co-encoded in one Candidatus Poribacteria bacterium genomic window:
- a CDS encoding sigma-70 family RNA polymerase sigma factor produces the protein MDKLIDDEMLVAQFQAGRQNAFDELMKRYKSKIFSYLLRSVRNYEDAEDITIEVFFKAYRALENWQPKAKFSTWLYKIAANLVIDYHRAKARHPVYALEDLEIPEENLVATDQYSNPVKEVEEKELGRIIREAVDQLSPKQKAVFILNRYEGLQIKEVAETLNMAEGTVKIHLHRAMKRLQTLLHPLRENNEL, from the coding sequence ATGGATAAGTTGATTGATGATGAAATGTTAGTTGCCCAGTTTCAAGCCGGTCGCCAAAACGCATTTGATGAGTTGATGAAGCGTTATAAATCGAAAATCTTCTCGTATCTCCTGCGCTCGGTAAGAAATTATGAAGACGCTGAAGATATTACTATCGAAGTCTTCTTCAAGGCGTATCGCGCGTTGGAGAATTGGCAGCCGAAAGCTAAATTCTCAACATGGCTTTACAAAATAGCCGCCAATCTTGTCATCGACTATCACCGTGCGAAAGCGCGTCACCCTGTCTATGCGTTAGAGGATCTGGAAATTCCAGAAGAGAATCTTGTAGCCACCGACCAATACAGCAATCCTGTAAAAGAAGTGGAAGAGAAGGAGCTCGGACGCATTATTCGTGAAGCCGTCGATCAACTCTCCCCGAAACAGAAAGCAGTATTTATTTTAAATCGATATGAAGGTCTCCAAATCAAAGAAGTTGCGGAAACCCTTAATATGGCAGAGGGTACAGTGAAAATCCATTTACACCGTGCGATGAAACGGTTGCAAACGCTGCTGCACCCACTCCGGGAAAACAACGAACTCTAA
- a CDS encoding AAA-like domain-containing protein, translating to MRRFGTEGRLYLEDNYVAPRTEETADFIDRIKQGKYIVLFAPRQTGKTTFFRLALDTLTTEDLTYFPIQLNFEEYEELTPVDFYGALSEDICDEVEVIFQRRRSVPSEALTQFLQGTQITDHVAMRRFFTQLARLLEEHFGIRQKVVLIIDEFDAIPQDAVKGFLRSLRRVYLSGRTRCPHSVGIVGIKNIIQLNYDRSISPFNIQQEFHLPNFTLEQVQELFAQYTEEVGQVFAPEAITAIHKQTAGQPVLVSRFGQILTEELDIPKTESITMEHFTTAHAQLLQERNTNIEHLTTNVQRDPRFERLLMRIMERDEGVPFNPRNNIIDELATYGVIKKGSDGMCEILNPIYLYCILEVFKPLVNGLEQEYLPKDGGSDFRDYLTPTGEIEMVALLDNFRDFIVRAGFRILQVPETPQESVDRHLLLAYLDAFVRRIGGMMHIEAQTGRGRMDILITHNRQKYIVETKVWRGESRYQAGKQQLAAYLKSEGVAEGYYVVFDHRKEAEPRVETETLAGELTIRSYVIPVIQEMPSLEGGTA from the coding sequence ATGAGACGTTTTGGAACCGAAGGTCGCTTGTATCTTGAGGATAACTATGTTGCTCCCCGCACAGAAGAGACTGCCGACTTCATTGACCGTATCAAACAGGGCAAATACATCGTCCTTTTCGCGCCGCGACAGACAGGCAAAACCACTTTTTTCCGGCTTGCACTTGACACCCTCACAACTGAAGATTTAACCTATTTCCCAATCCAGTTGAACTTCGAGGAGTACGAAGAACTCACACCCGTAGATTTTTATGGAGCTCTCTCTGAAGATATTTGTGATGAAGTCGAGGTTATCTTTCAGCGGCGTAGGTCGGTGCCTTCTGAAGCACTTACGCAATTTTTGCAGGGGACTCAGATAACCGATCATGTCGCGATGAGAAGGTTCTTTACCCAACTGGCGCGCCTTCTTGAGGAACACTTTGGAATTAGGCAGAAAGTTGTCCTGATCATTGATGAATTTGATGCGATTCCACAAGACGCTGTCAAAGGATTCCTGCGTTCCTTACGCCGTGTCTATCTTTCCGGTAGAACGCGCTGTCCACATAGCGTCGGCATCGTCGGCATCAAGAATATCATTCAACTCAACTACGATAGATCTATTTCACCCTTCAACATCCAGCAGGAGTTCCATTTACCCAACTTCACCCTTGAACAGGTGCAAGAACTTTTTGCGCAGTATACCGAGGAAGTTGGTCAAGTTTTCGCACCCGAGGCCATAACCGCTATTCACAAACAGACAGCTGGACAACCGGTGCTTGTGAGTCGATTCGGACAGATCCTTACTGAAGAACTGGACATCCCGAAAACTGAATCGATTACGATGGAACACTTCACAACGGCACACGCGCAGTTGTTACAAGAACGGAACACGAACATCGAGCATCTAACAACTAATGTTCAAAGGGATCCGCGTTTTGAACGACTGCTTATGCGTATTATGGAACGCGACGAAGGGGTCCCTTTCAACCCACGCAATAACATAATAGATGAACTGGCAACTTATGGGGTCATTAAGAAGGGTTCTGATGGTATGTGTGAGATTCTCAATCCGATTTATCTGTATTGCATCCTGGAAGTCTTCAAACCACTCGTGAACGGATTAGAGCAGGAATACCTGCCTAAAGACGGAGGCTCGGATTTCAGGGACTATCTCACACCTACTGGAGAGATTGAGATGGTGGCATTGCTGGATAACTTCAGGGATTTTATTGTACGTGCTGGGTTCAGAATCCTACAGGTGCCAGAGACCCCGCAAGAGTCTGTGGATAGACATCTGCTGCTTGCTTACCTCGATGCGTTTGTCAGGCGTATTGGGGGTATGATGCACATTGAAGCGCAAACGGGACGCGGTAGGATGGACATCCTTATCACGCATAATAGGCAGAAATACATCGTTGAGACGAAGGTATGGCGAGGTGAGAGTCGTTATCAAGCGGGTAAACAGCAGCTTGCTGCTTATCTCAAATCGGAGGGAGTCGCCGAAGGATATTATGTTGTTTTTGATCATCGAAAAGAGGCGGAACCGCGCGTGGAAACAGAGACGTTAGCAGGAGAGCTGACGATTCGGAGTTACGTCATTCCTGTAATTCAAGAAATGCCTTCATTGGAGGGAGGCACAGCCTAA
- a CDS encoding DUF3500 domain-containing protein: protein MAHTHTDSELKPLVIPASETAARMAQAAGNFLDTLTPPLRQQAALPFDGNERFRWHYIPIEMWERKGVSLKELNEKQQEAAFALMESGLSAKGYQKARAIINLETTLGEIERAAGEARLVRDPSLYFFTVFGDPTGNGAWGWRAEGHHVSLNFTVVNRELVSPNPSFFGSNPAEVPQGQKKGLRVLSAEEDIARKLLTSLNNAQKAQTIINADAPSDILTRDVPKVEFEAVEGLAAEAMETQQRELLMELVHEYIDRLPDEIAQIERRKLREGNVSDIHFAWAGDEVPKTPHYYRLHGPFFFVEYDNTQNNANHIHSVWRHIADDFGVDLLRLHYHKSDHHDH, encoded by the coding sequence GTGGCACATACGCATACTGATTCTGAATTAAAACCTTTGGTCATTCCTGCTTCTGAGACAGCGGCGCGGATGGCACAAGCGGCAGGGAACTTCCTGGATACGCTCACACCACCCCTACGTCAGCAAGCAGCACTTCCGTTTGATGGAAACGAACGCTTCCGTTGGCACTACATCCCCATTGAGATGTGGGAACGCAAAGGTGTATCTCTCAAAGAGTTAAACGAGAAGCAACAGGAAGCAGCCTTCGCGCTTATGGAGAGCGGTTTGAGTGCAAAAGGCTATCAGAAGGCCCGCGCTATTATTAACTTAGAGACAACGCTCGGTGAGATTGAACGGGCTGCCGGTGAAGCCCGGCTCGTCCGTGATCCATCCTTATACTTCTTCACGGTCTTTGGTGATCCGACGGGGAACGGCGCGTGGGGATGGCGGGCTGAAGGACACCATGTCTCTCTCAACTTCACTGTTGTCAATCGTGAATTGGTTTCTCCTAACCCGTCTTTCTTCGGCTCAAATCCGGCTGAAGTGCCACAAGGGCAGAAAAAAGGACTCAGAGTCCTTTCGGCTGAGGAGGACATCGCACGTAAACTCCTTACAAGCCTAAATAATGCACAGAAGGCACAAACCATTATCAATGCAGACGCACCCTCCGATATTTTAACGCGCGATGTCCCTAAAGTTGAGTTTGAGGCTGTTGAGGGGTTAGCCGCGGAAGCTATGGAGACACAGCAGCGAGAACTGCTGATGGAACTTGTCCACGAATACATTGATCGGCTGCCTGATGAGATTGCTCAGATTGAGCGGCGCAAACTCCGCGAAGGGAACGTCAGCGATATCCATTTCGCATGGGCAGGGGATGAAGTACCGAAGACTCCGCACTATTATAGGCTACACGGGCCGTTCTTCTTTGTGGAATACGATAACACCCAGAACAATGCAAACCACATTCACTCTGTGTGGCGGCACATCGCAGACGATTTTGGTGTCGACCTGCTTCGGTTGCACTACCACAAATCTGACCATCACGATCATTAG
- the pncB gene encoding nicotinate phosphoribosyltransferase, translating into MKSILPRFHSSPPRSALLTEDNMSLFVDYYQLTMGQADFNAQNDAIITANYYVRKIPQGQYLIAAGLEQVVHYILNLRFTDATLDWLAQRGNLRADYLASLKDFRFDGSVFAVPEGTPVFPNEPIINVTGRSRDVQLFETYLLCVMNFQTLIATKASRIVQAARGRQVFDFGARRAHGRDAGILAARASFIGGAKGTSLVLAGHYFDIPYVGTMAHKFISERPTELEAFRDYATAFPNSTTLLIDTYDTIQGARNACIVAKEMEASGTKLRAVRLDSGNLLTLSKKVRRILDAHGLDYVQIIASHELDEFQIDTLLENGAPLDSFGVGTRLATGANFNSLTDEGAPSALGGVYKLVESGGKPVGKQSLDEPSKATVPGKKQVYRITDADGNYVKDRVTLWDEEVSEGQPLLIPIIQNGELVYDFPNLHDIQVYTAAALEKLSESHKRITGATPYLVALDPVAA; encoded by the coding sequence ATGAAATCCATTCTTCCACGCTTCCATTCTTCTCCGCCGAGATCCGCTTTGCTCACAGAGGATAACATGTCCCTTTTTGTTGATTACTATCAACTCACAATGGGACAGGCGGATTTCAACGCACAAAACGACGCCATTATTACAGCGAACTACTACGTCCGTAAAATCCCACAGGGACAATATCTCATCGCTGCCGGGCTGGAGCAGGTGGTCCACTATATCTTAAATTTACGCTTCACCGATGCTACGCTCGACTGGTTAGCACAGCGTGGCAACCTACGTGCCGACTACCTCGCTTCGCTCAAAGACTTTCGTTTTGACGGTTCCGTTTTTGCAGTTCCCGAAGGCACCCCCGTTTTTCCGAATGAACCGATTATCAACGTCACAGGACGCTCCAGAGATGTCCAACTTTTTGAAACCTATCTGCTCTGCGTTATGAACTTCCAAACATTAATTGCGACGAAGGCATCGCGGATTGTGCAAGCAGCGCGAGGTAGACAGGTTTTTGATTTCGGTGCGCGGCGGGCACACGGCAGGGATGCCGGTATTTTGGCTGCCCGTGCTTCCTTCATCGGAGGTGCTAAGGGAACATCATTGGTACTCGCAGGACACTATTTCGATATTCCCTACGTCGGCACGATGGCACATAAATTCATTTCTGAGCGTCCTACCGAGTTAGAAGCCTTCCGAGATTACGCGACAGCCTTTCCAAACAGCACAACACTTCTAATTGATACGTATGACACGATTCAAGGAGCGCGAAACGCTTGCATCGTCGCAAAAGAGATGGAGGCATCTGGAACAAAGTTACGCGCAGTCCGATTGGATAGTGGCAATCTTTTAACACTCAGCAAGAAAGTCCGTCGCATCCTTGATGCCCACGGACTCGATTACGTCCAGATCATTGCCAGCCATGAACTGGATGAGTTCCAGATAGACACTTTGCTCGAAAATGGGGCACCCTTGGATAGTTTCGGGGTAGGCACTCGGCTCGCGACGGGTGCTAATTTCAATTCACTCACAGATGAAGGGGCTCCGTCTGCCTTGGGCGGGGTCTATAAGTTAGTCGAAAGTGGTGGCAAACCTGTCGGGAAACAGTCGCTTGATGAACCCTCTAAAGCCACTGTGCCCGGGAAGAAACAGGTTTACCGCATAACCGATGCTGACGGGAATTATGTAAAAGACCGTGTGACGCTTTGGGATGAGGAAGTCTCCGAGGGACAACCACTGCTAATTCCGATTATCCAGAATGGAGAATTGGTATATGATTTTCCGAACCTCCACGACATTCAGGTATACACGGCTGCAGCCCTCGAAAAACTCTCGGAGTCGCATAAGCGTATAACGGGGGCAACACCTTATCTCGTCGCGTTAGATCCAGTTGCAGCATAG
- a CDS encoding lamin tail domain-containing protein produces MSIPDPTLRARIEFLLNKNPGDTITEQEMSGLTRLTLDQNVDLIALTGLEYATELTYLLLFRRQTARDSTRSSLDLSPLTGLTKLEFLSLQGYRITNISPLSTLTELIYLSLNRTHDITDLSPLSTLTKLRSLTLTDNDITNLTPIQSLTELRQLVLSSNSKISDISPLSKLINLANLALTGTPITDESFSALLPSFVNFDSPIQVLDAIIPAGKLIISNTDITDLSVLGRFPENVFLSSLDLRFMGRNRENLYFNLKDLTPLVDLMNAGRLINSSSEIVLLYNYGLDYESHYADIPALLGRARYLPYQQGSTPTLEREFPTEESWRGHPKISYTFAVRAVNTHDPLPRGFPWTPRTPGGIPNNRKFSEVPVTFIVTAPDGTSETRGPVLTGDDGLARVPVTLGEDGETHTVEAVVPANAPTPGEIEHAELRVTFTATADITVPPPVPSGGGGGGGGTLSRLSFPGQISFSELMFAPGGGRDRFPQWIELYNASETATVNLYGWHFEIERQDDTGAYQYTDLTLKDLVIPPQQVGLIVTSEGPTSVNLPQESICVLSTHHPRLFKDTEDPNNFLGQTAFCLQLSDPSGQVSDTFGNLDGNKKTEDAPAFALLDGSTAYGARTSLLRRYDPKEDTPLDGKLLENCYRAADVRLEFITYYGYETDIGNPGHKDQGGPFPPLHRVHFSELMLTSRGGLHSLPQWIELYNISETESVDLNGWRLKIESLDANDDRRHAFIRLRRLIIPPKESALLVTWNAPHSRDIPMGRVYNLYLHHGNSFDQHNHQHRNKVFGQHGFFLKLYDADGRVQDIAGNLDGAAETRDTPAWVLPPGKTADGERVSLQRRYERVMRIPLDGKTSASWGSTSEIPLPVQTYWGRSADIGTPGLTNEDLLSPYPSVSFSEFLFAARGGLHSLPQWIELRNASQTEPVNLRGWHLEIEAQDETGAHRHIRLQLKDLRIPPNQVALLVTQHGLASRSMPKARLYNLLMHHGATFRDGTHRNRVIGLKGFSLKLLTPDGRVSDTMGNLDGDKRTRDTPRWELGAGKTADGVRTSLLRQYDKLGQAFDGTASASWVPASEKPLRVRTYYGQETDIGNPGYVNEALRLRGDQVSFSELMFPSKVGRRAVRSVPQWIELYNAADTEIVNLKGWSLEIEALTGNGEHWHTVITLNDLILRPNETALLVTAAGPHSQSMPTASIYNLLRQHQNVFQRNRGSNTVLGEQGFFLRLRDPAGSRSDVIGNLDGDPQTRDAPMWELPVVETAEGARASLLRRYYHVTGIPLDGKVASNWVSAVNLPLDVMWYYGQETDIGNPGHRGGGPLPVVLSSFRAEHVDTGVVIKWTTASEKDNAGFNILRSQIRQGPFVKITPKRIAGHGTTSERHTYTWTDTTAKPNVVYYYRLEEVSFSGAHRQLATVRLRGHVSARGKLTTTWSDLKQQP; encoded by the coding sequence GTGAGCATTCCGGACCCGACGCTCCGGGCCCGCATCGAATTCTTACTCAACAAGAATCCGGGAGACACCATCACCGAACAAGAGATGAGTGGACTAACACGTCTCACACTCGACCAGAACGTTGACCTAATTGCGCTAACGGGTTTAGAGTATGCAACCGAACTCACTTATCTGCTGTTATTCCGCAGGCAGACTGCAAGGGACTCAACACGCAGCAGTTTGGATCTGAGCCCCTTAACAGGTCTAACGAAATTGGAATTCCTCTCTCTTCAAGGATATCGAATTACAAACATCTCGCCCCTATCGACGTTAACAGAATTAATATACTTATCACTTAACAGGACTCATGACATAACAGATCTCTCGCCCCTATCGACGTTAACAAAATTGAGGTCCCTCACTCTTACCGATAATGACATCACGAACCTAACACCGATCCAAAGTCTCACAGAATTGAGACAGCTTGTTCTTTCATCAAACAGTAAGATCTCGGATATCTCACCCCTATCGAAGTTAATAAATTTGGCAAATTTGGCCCTCACCGGTACTCCTATCACTGATGAAAGTTTCTCTGCCCTGCTACCCTCTTTCGTAAATTTCGATAGTCCAATACAAGTCCTCGATGCTATTATTCCTGCGGGTAAGTTAATCATTTCAAACACCGATATCACGGACCTATCCGTATTAGGCAGGTTCCCAGAAAACGTGTTCCTGTCCTCTCTGGATCTAAGATTCATGGGGCGAAACAGGGAGAACTTGTATTTCAATCTGAAGGATCTCACCCCTTTGGTGGACCTCATGAACGCAGGGAGGCTCATAAACAGTTCCTCCGAAATTGTCTTGCTATACAACTATGGGTTGGATTATGAGTCCCACTACGCGGATATACCCGCACTCTTAGGAAGGGCTCGGTATCTTCCATATCAGCAGGGATCTACGCCTACACTCGAGAGAGAATTTCCGACGGAGGAATCTTGGAGAGGCCACCCCAAAATCTCCTACACGTTTGCCGTGCGTGCCGTTAATACACATGACCCTCTGCCCCGAGGCTTCCCTTGGACACCCCGTACGCCAGGTGGAATCCCCAACAATAGGAAATTCTCCGAGGTCCCTGTTACCTTCATCGTTACCGCGCCTGATGGTACCAGCGAAACACGCGGGCCAGTGCTGACCGGAGACGATGGGTTGGCGCGCGTTCCCGTTACCCTTGGAGAGGATGGGGAAACGCACACTGTGGAAGCGGTTGTTCCCGCCAACGCACCGACCCCGGGTGAAATCGAGCACGCGGAACTGCGCGTGACGTTCACTGCGACCGCCGACATCACAGTGCCACCGCCGGTGCCTTCAGGGGGAGGAGGGGGTGGCGGCGGAACTTTGAGTAGATTATCCTTCCCGGGACAGATCAGTTTCAGCGAGTTGATGTTCGCTCCGGGGGGTGGGCGCGATCGCTTCCCGCAGTGGATAGAACTTTACAACGCCTCTGAGACAGCTACTGTCAACTTATATGGATGGCACTTTGAAATAGAACGGCAAGACGATACCGGTGCCTATCAATACACCGACCTCACTCTCAAAGATTTGGTGATCCCACCGCAGCAGGTTGGTCTCATTGTGACATCGGAGGGGCCCACCTCTGTAAATCTTCCCCAAGAAAGCATCTGTGTCCTTTCCACGCATCACCCACGTCTTTTTAAGGACACCGAGGATCCGAACAACTTCCTCGGTCAAACAGCTTTCTGTCTCCAATTGTCCGATCCATCGGGACAGGTGAGTGATACGTTTGGGAATCTCGATGGGAATAAAAAGACAGAAGATGCACCGGCTTTTGCACTGCTGGATGGCAGCACGGCGTATGGTGCCCGGACATCACTCTTGCGTCGGTATGATCCCAAGGAAGACACGCCACTCGATGGAAAGCTCCTTGAAAACTGCTACCGGGCGGCGGACGTGCGTTTGGAGTTCATCACCTATTACGGATACGAGACAGACATCGGGAATCCGGGACATAAAGATCAAGGCGGTCCGTTTCCACCGTTGCATCGCGTGCATTTTAGCGAGTTGATGTTAACTTCACGGGGAGGGCTGCATTCGCTCCCGCAGTGGATAGAACTTTACAACATCTCGGAGACGGAAAGTGTAGATTTGAACGGATGGCGGCTGAAAATAGAGTCCCTTGATGCCAATGACGATCGACGGCATGCGTTTATTAGGCTGAGACGTTTGATCATTCCACCGAAGGAATCCGCCCTGCTGGTGACATGGAATGCGCCGCATTCTCGCGATATCCCCATGGGGCGCGTCTACAATCTTTACCTTCATCACGGAAATAGCTTCGATCAGCACAACCACCAGCACCGGAACAAAGTCTTCGGGCAGCACGGGTTCTTCTTAAAGTTATATGATGCCGATGGACGCGTCCAAGACATTGCTGGGAATCTGGATGGTGCTGCTGAGACACGCGACACACCGGCGTGGGTGTTGCCTCCCGGCAAAACTGCAGATGGGGAACGGGTATCGCTGCAGCGGCGGTATGAGCGTGTGATGCGGATACCCCTGGATGGTAAAACATCAGCGAGTTGGGGCTCTACATCTGAAATCCCATTGCCGGTCCAGACGTATTGGGGCAGAAGTGCCGATATTGGCACACCGGGACTGACAAACGAAGACCTCTTGTCCCCGTACCCATCTGTGAGTTTTAGCGAGTTTCTGTTCGCCGCGCGCGGTGGACTCCATTCGCTGCCACAATGGATAGAACTCCGCAATGCTTCTCAGACGGAGCCGGTAAACTTGAGAGGGTGGCATCTTGAAATAGAGGCACAAGATGAAACCGGTGCACACAGACATATCAGGCTTCAGTTGAAGGATCTCAGGATCCCTCCGAACCAAGTCGCGCTGCTCGTGACGCAGCACGGGCTTGCCTCTCGGTCGATGCCCAAAGCGCGTCTCTACAATCTCTTGATGCATCACGGGGCGACGTTCAGAGATGGCACACACCGAAATAGGGTGATAGGTCTGAAAGGTTTCTCCTTGAAGTTGTTGACCCCTGATGGTAGAGTGAGTGACACGATGGGGAACCTTGACGGGGATAAACGGACGCGAGATACGCCGAGGTGGGAACTCGGTGCTGGTAAAACTGCAGACGGGGTGCGAACTTCGCTGCTGCGTCAATATGATAAGCTCGGTCAGGCGTTCGACGGGACAGCCTCCGCATCGTGGGTGCCTGCGTCTGAAAAGCCGTTGCGGGTCCGAACATATTACGGTCAAGAGACAGACATCGGCAATCCCGGATATGTCAATGAAGCCCTCCGGTTGCGTGGCGATCAAGTCAGTTTTAGCGAGTTGATGTTTCCGTCAAAAGTCGGCCGCCGTGCCGTGCGTTCCGTGCCGCAGTGGATAGAGCTTTACAACGCTGCTGACACGGAAATTGTAAACTTGAAAGGATGGAGTCTTGAAATAGAGGCACTCACGGGAAATGGTGAACATTGGCATACAGTTATCACCTTGAATGACTTGATTCTGCGTCCGAATGAGACGGCACTCCTCGTGACGGCAGCGGGGCCCCACTCTCAGAGTATGCCGACAGCGTCTATCTACAACCTATTGCGTCAGCATCAGAATGTCTTTCAGAGAAACAGGGGTAGTAACACGGTTCTGGGAGAGCAGGGGTTCTTCTTGCGTTTGCGGGATCCGGCGGGTTCGCGGAGTGATGTCATTGGGAATCTGGACGGCGATCCGCAGACGAGGGATGCCCCGATGTGGGAACTGCCGGTTGTTGAAACAGCAGAGGGGGCTCGGGCATCCCTGCTGCGTCGGTATTATCACGTGACGGGTATCCCGCTGGATGGCAAAGTCGCATCCAATTGGGTATCAGCGGTGAACCTGCCCTTAGATGTGATGTGGTATTACGGTCAGGAGACAGACATCGGCAATCCGGGACACAGAGGTGGGGGGCCGCTGCCAGTGGTGTTATCGAGTTTTCGTGCGGAACATGTTGATACGGGGGTGGTCATCAAGTGGACGACGGCATCGGAGAAAGACAACGCAGGCTTCAATATCCTACGGAGTCAGATACGTCAAGGGCCCTTTGTGAAAATCACTCCCAAACGGATTGCGGGGCACGGCACGACGAGCGAACGTCATACCTATACCTGGACAGATACGACTGCAAAGCCGAATGTTGTGTATTATTACCGTTTGGAGGAGGTGTCGTTCTCAGGCGCACATAGGCAGTTAGCAACGGTTCGATTGCGGGGTCATGTTTCTGCAAGGGGCAAACTTACGACAACCTGGAGTGATTTGAAGCAGCAACCGTAG
- a CDS encoding tetratricopeptide repeat protein: MFFLPLAAVAHFEEVHVLIEAGEYTQALHKLEALAESTKDIAVKSWCYYQIGEIYYNYTHQYNHAAAAYDKILQFEKNGLTPEELFLAIIKKGDVYSRMGNYQDAIQTYDRLIKLAPASHFVHKTGLQKIRDINTALADLREQQRVMIQHRGTPLAAVAQFQIAELYRNQSQLNQPSKAIVKYEELLAAHPDTVMAPEARWRIAHLRHTVLNQSGLAIATYRKVVNDYPTSNFAAEALYQIANIHRTTEKYSLAIPVFEKLKQKYPNFWNMHAVIYWTGVCHEKALNYPKAIAAFETFLHAYLPQLDPAYLGQISMHDKSVSEVRTQIHRKIENLAEQMSETELERLDKARADRDFNEALSIVRNLVATVPHTPQAKLASEQLSTLQHLAAIENLREQLHNNALPPIEAARAQLQIGTIYERQLQDYPKATEAYHTVAKHYPDLTYAAEALYRSGLLYAERLSNPNEALETYKRVIASYPDTLQAMMANFQLGELYRKLNRYSEALQAYKTTIGYPERDRYLAGGHKDSFSDRAQFRIGRVHYDDGRYNEARFAFEEFIQNRTESPRLAAAYIYLAAINEKHDQKAQAAYFYERAEDTLTDNPVQMTALIEEASTLGNLQATDPDTVMRFLKEHPKRLK, translated from the coding sequence ATGTTCTTCCTTCCGCTTGCAGCGGTTGCGCACTTTGAAGAAGTGCACGTCTTAATTGAAGCGGGAGAGTATACCCAAGCACTTCATAAACTCGAAGCCCTTGCAGAATCTACCAAGGATATTGCGGTAAAAAGTTGGTGCTACTATCAGATTGGCGAAATCTACTACAACTACACGCATCAATACAATCACGCAGCTGCGGCTTATGACAAAATTCTGCAGTTTGAAAAAAATGGTCTCACTCCTGAAGAGCTCTTTCTGGCTATCATTAAGAAAGGGGATGTCTACAGTCGCATGGGTAACTACCAGGATGCGATTCAGACCTACGACAGGCTAATCAAACTCGCGCCAGCCTCCCACTTCGTGCATAAAACGGGTTTACAAAAGATTCGGGATATTAACACGGCACTCGCTGATCTCAGGGAGCAGCAGCGTGTAATGATTCAGCACCGTGGCACGCCGCTTGCTGCCGTTGCCCAGTTCCAGATAGCCGAACTTTACCGGAACCAGTCGCAACTCAATCAACCTTCAAAAGCAATTGTCAAGTACGAGGAACTGTTAGCAGCGCACCCAGATACCGTCATGGCACCAGAAGCGAGATGGCGTATTGCGCATTTAAGGCATACCGTTCTCAACCAATCTGGCTTAGCGATTGCGACCTACAGAAAGGTTGTGAACGATTATCCCACGAGCAATTTCGCAGCGGAAGCACTCTATCAGATTGCAAATATCCACCGGACTACTGAAAAATACTCACTGGCAATCCCTGTGTTTGAGAAACTCAAACAGAAATATCCGAACTTCTGGAATATGCACGCTGTCATCTATTGGACAGGGGTTTGCCACGAAAAAGCCTTGAACTATCCGAAAGCGATAGCGGCTTTTGAAACATTCCTTCATGCGTATCTGCCACAACTCGACCCCGCATATTTAGGACAGATTTCAATGCACGATAAGAGTGTGTCTGAAGTGAGAACCCAAATTCATAGGAAAATCGAGAATCTTGCAGAACAGATGTCGGAAACGGAATTAGAACGGTTGGACAAAGCACGGGCGGATAGAGATTTTAATGAGGCATTAAGCATCGTCCGAAACCTCGTTGCCACCGTACCGCATACACCCCAAGCAAAACTGGCATCCGAACAACTTTCGACACTCCAACACCTTGCAGCCATTGAAAATCTGCGCGAGCAGCTCCATAACAACGCCTTACCACCTATTGAGGCGGCACGGGCGCAATTGCAAATCGGGACCATCTATGAGCGACAGTTACAAGACTACCCGAAGGCAACTGAGGCATATCATACGGTAGCGAAGCATTATCCCGATTTAACATACGCCGCCGAAGCCCTCTATCGTAGTGGGCTTCTTTACGCTGAACGCCTCTCTAATCCTAACGAGGCACTTGAGACTTATAAAAGGGTTATTGCATCATATCCGGATACCTTGCAAGCGATGATGGCAAATTTCCAGTTGGGCGAGCTGTACAGAAAACTGAACCGCTATAGCGAGGCACTACAAGCCTATAAAACTACTATAGGTTATCCAGAACGTGATAGGTATCTTGCGGGTGGACACAAGGATAGTTTCTCGGATAGAGCACAGTTTCGGATCGGACGCGTCCATTACGACGATGGACGTTACAATGAGGCACGTTTCGCTTTTGAAGAGTTCATTCAGAACCGTACTGAATCTCCACGTCTCGCCGCTGCTTACATCTATCTCGCTGCTATAAATGAGAAGCACGATCAAAAAGCACAGGCAGCCTATTTTTACGAAAGGGCGGAAGACACACTCACCGACAACCCTGTCCAAATGACAGCACTCATAGAAGAAGCCAGTACGCTTGGCAACCTTCAAGCCACCGATCCAGACACAGTCATGCGTTTTCTTAAAGAACACCCAAAACGGCTGAAATAG